The following DNA comes from Dehalococcoidia bacterium.
TCAAGGGTATGACCCTGCAAATAGACGAAAATCCCATCGTAGGGAACCCAACTCCGTATCGCCGAGGTGCTAATCCTTATCCGGAGTGGTCCTCAGGGTGGTATACAAAGAAGGAGCATTCCAGCCCGTTTAATAGCCTTCAACCTTATCTTACTGACGAGGATTGGAAGCTGATCCGCGAGGCGAAGGATTACTTTGCCGGCAGATGCATGACGGATAAGGTGAACGAGGTTTTCTCTGATATGCACCCTGGGCTCACCCGGCCCGAAATAATCCGGGAGTGCTCGATGTTTGATAGCGCCACTATTCCGATCGGCTATAATGTCGTCGACTATCGCAGAGTGATCAACAGAGGACTGGAGTCACTCATAGCGGATGCCCGTAAGAAGTTGACAGAGATCCCCGCAGCCTATGTTCAGGAAATTCACCGGATAGAATTTCTTAAGGCAGCCATTATCAGTTGCGAAGCGGTTATTGCCTGGGCAAACCGGTACGCCGATTTGGCCGAGGGAATGGCCAAAACAGAGAAGAATGAAGCTAGAAAAGAGGAGCTGGAACAAATCGCAGAGACGTGCCGCCGGGTGCCGGCCAAGCCAGCCGGGAGCTTCCGCGAAGCCATGCAGGCTTTGTGGTTCGCGCATTGCGCTGTGTGGGCTGAGGCTGCTCTGGTAGGGATATCCCCCGGAAGGATCGGTCAGTATCTGAATCCCTTCTTCCTCAAGGATAAGAAGGAAGGGAAAATCACCGATGAGCAAACCGTAGAGCTGCTGGAACTGTTCTTCATTAAGATGTCAGAGTTGGCCCTGCATCAGCCTGGTTTCCATTCCAATTTGGGCGCTCCTAATCACCTGGGGCAAAACATTGCCGTCGGCGGGGTCAAGCTTGATGGGACCGATGCCACCACCGAGCTGGACTATCTGGTTCTGGAGGCAGATGCTCAGGTCAGGATGATCCAGCCAAGCCTGGTTTGCATCTGGCACAATAAGCTCCCCGAAGAGCTTCTGATGAAATGCGCGGAGAACATCCGGCTGGGCATCGGTAAGCCGGCGTTCGTCAACTCAGACCTTGCTGTCCAGCGCAATATGGATCGCTTCAAATGCTCCGTGGAGGAAGCCCGTGACTTTGCCCTTGTGGCCTGCACCCAGTCCGGTCTTGTGGGTAAAATCAATGGTACTTGGGAGACAGTGATCAGCACGCCAAAGATGCTGGAGTTGGCGCTCAACAATGGAGTGAATCCGTTAAGCGGGGTCCAGCATGGCCTCAAAACAGGTGATCCGGAGAAATTTGCGACCTATGAACAATTACATGAAGCAGTCTGGCGTCAGATGGAATACCTGGTGAGATTGGGACGCGAGATCGACATCACATCCCTCAGCCTTCAGTCGCAATATCTGCCGGTGCCTTTTGCATCCTGCATGGTGGATGACTGCATCGAGAAGGGTATGAACCTGATGGAAGGGGGATCGAGGTATTCTTTTGATACTACCCTGCCGGTGGGAGTTACCGACTTGGCCAACTCCCTGGCAGCGATAAAGAAGCTGGTGTACGACGAGAAGAAACTCACCATTAAACAGGTGCTTGATGCCCTGAAGGCCGACTTTGAGGGCCATGAGAAGGTTCGCAAGATGATGCAGGATGCTCCCAAGTACGGAAATGACGACGACTATGTAGATCAGATAGCCAAGGATTGGTTCGACCTCTTCTATAAGGCATCGATGGTCCATAAGACGCACGTGTTTACCGATCATGGCCGGCCTGAAGCGGCGAGCGTATCATTGCACCGTCTGTTCGGGAACTTCTGTGGCGCGCTGCCCAACGGCAGAAAGTCTCTACAGCCCTTCGCCGATGGAGTCGTCTCGGCTTATCCCGGGACCGACAAGAACGGCCCCACCGCTCTGATCAAATCGGCAGCCAAGGTGCTGGACCCGATGAAGTATGACGGCAGTTTACTGAATTTAAAACTTCATCCAACAGCAGTCGCTGACAGGCAAGGCATGAGAAAGATGCTCATGCTGGTGAAGACCTTGATGGATCTGGGCGGCTATCACGTGCAGTTCAGTGTAGT
Coding sequences within:
- a CDS encoding pyruvate formate lyase family protein; the encoded protein is MTFQVKEKARLSERVSRLKESFHETPVKLSTERLKFVVEAYKENEGKAPIIIRARVLEKYLKGMTLQIDENPIVGNPTPYRRGANPYPEWSSGWYTKKEHSSPFNSLQPYLTDEDWKLIREAKDYFAGRCMTDKVNEVFSDMHPGLTRPEIIRECSMFDSATIPIGYNVVDYRRVINRGLESLIADARKKLTEIPAAYVQEIHRIEFLKAAIISCEAVIAWANRYADLAEGMAKTEKNEARKEELEQIAETCRRVPAKPAGSFREAMQALWFAHCAVWAEAALVGISPGRIGQYLNPFFLKDKKEGKITDEQTVELLELFFIKMSELALHQPGFHSNLGAPNHLGQNIAVGGVKLDGTDATTELDYLVLEADAQVRMIQPSLVCIWHNKLPEELLMKCAENIRLGIGKPAFVNSDLAVQRNMDRFKCSVEEARDFALVACTQSGLVGKINGTWETVISTPKMLELALNNGVNPLSGVQHGLKTGDPEKFATYEQLHEAVWRQMEYLVRLGREIDITSLSLQSQYLPVPFASCMVDDCIEKGMNLMEGGSRYSFDTTLPVGVTDLANSLAAIKKLVYDEKKLTIKQVLDALKADFEGHEKVRKMMQDAPKYGNDDDYVDQIAKDWFDLFYKASMVHKTHVFTDHGRPEAASVSLHRLFGNFCGALPNGRKSLQPFADGVVSAYPGTDKNGPTALIKSAAKVLDPMKYDGSLLNLKLHPTAVADRQGMRKMLMLVKTLMDLGGYHVQFSVVDTQTLRDAQKHPDEYKNLVVRVAGYSAFFVQLDPLIQEEIISRTEQKL